The following DNA comes from Tunturibacter psychrotolerans.
GCACAGATCTGTGTCTGGGGCTCGGCCTGGTTTTTCGCCTCGAACGGCATGTATCGCGACACGGCATATATCCCGCTCTTCGCCGTCTACCTCGCGACGGCCATCGTCTTTCAGCTCAGCCTGCCCAGCCGGAGCCTCGGCAAGGTTGCGGTCGTTCTCGGTTTTACCCTGTGGGCTTTGGTCTTTCTACTACATTCATGGGTTACCAACCACCCGCAGTACATCGATATTGCGTCGCAGATATGGGACATGCAGAAGTTTTTGGTTACGATCGGCATGCTGCTGGTGATGTTGGAACACCAGGTCTCGAGCAACGAATGGTACGCGTTCCATGACCATTTGACGGGCCTGCCAAATCGGCGGCGCTTTGAGGACCTCCTGGTGGAGGCGCTGAGGCGGTCGGAGCGTAACCATACGCGTACCGCATTGCTGATGCTCGATCTCAACGGATTCAAGCAGATTAACGATTCCTACGGGCATGACGCGGGCGATGAGTTGCTGCAACGGGTTGCGCATAACCTTCGGGCCGCGATCCGAGCTCCGGACACCCTTGCCCGCCTCGGGGGAGACGAATTTATCGTGATTGTTACGGATCTGCCTGTCGACGGACCGGTAGACCATATCGCGGACAACTGCGTTGGGCGACTCTCCGGGGCGCTCCGCAAGCCAGTGCAGATCAACGGCAACGCGGTGACCGTGAGCGGAAGCATCGGCGTCGCCGTCTATCCGGACGACACGACCGATGAGGTATTTCTGCGCCGTCTCGCTGATCAACGCATGTATCAGGAAAAGCGTCAGATTCCGCTAATCGTTCAATTCGAGGAAAAGTGAATTTTCACACTCACTTTTTTCAATCTGCTGCATCCTATTCCAGTACACATTTTCAACAGGAGATTTTTATGGCACTTGAGACCCTAACCTTCGACTTCAACGCAACCTTTTTCCCCTTGGGTCCGGATTTCATTGCCGCCTTTGAATACAGCTCGCTTGACTCCCCTGCAGGTTACGCCACGTCTGAATCACTCAGCGTCGCGAAGAAAGCAGTCGAAGACGACGATGATGAGTTCGAGGATGATGACGACGAAGAGGAGGACGAGGATGACGATGAGGATGAGTACGAGGACGACGAAGAAGTAGATGAAGATGATGACGAAGATGATGAGTACGAGGATGACGACGAAGAAGAAGATGATGAGGATGACGACGAAGACGATGATGACGTCGACGAACTTCAGGTCGGGCGGCGATTTTAGCTTACCGGTGAGAACTCGCCCGGGTCAGATCTTCAGCTTCGATCTTTTACTGCTGTCGGAATGAACGGGTGACGGGCTGGCAACTCACTTCGAGGAACGGGGACAGGCCAACGCGCGGGGGAAGCGGCTAAGACTATCGGCCTATTTGGGTTACGCCAATTTCCAACTTCACTCCTGGATCGTGGGAGCCATGAATCGGCTCAGCGCGCTGTTATTCTATGGTCATCCGGGCCTCAACCGACAATGAGGCGACTAAGCTCTTTGGTGGAATCACCACTTTCAACCCGCGTTAACGAAGTATTTGAGGAGGTCCATGGCTGCATTGATCGACGCCATCGACGTAAAGCGCAAGATGTCTTTTGAGTATGAAAACGTTCCGTTCTGCTGTCTGGAAGCGGAGATCTCCACCCCTACGGCCAGAGGCGGACAGACACTGGTTCGTTTGCGGATGCGGAATATGCTTACGCGCGCTGTCTTCGATAAGACATTCAAGGCGAGCGACAAGTTCAAGGAGCCGGATCTCCAGACGGTTGGGGCGTCGTACCTCTACAGCGATGGAGACGGTTCTTATTTTATGGATCAGGAGAGTTTTGAGACTCTCGTTCTTAGCAATGAGATGGTCGGGGACGCAGTAGACTTTCTCGTTGAGGGAATCCTGATTCAAATTGATAAATACAACGGCAATCCCATTGGGCTGCAGCTGCCAATCCACGTGGAACTCTCCGTCGCACAAACAGAACCGGCAGTTCGCGGCGATACTGCCAGCGGGGGCGTGACCAAACCAGCCAAGCTGGAGACAGGTGTCGAAATCCGTGTGCCCTCGTTTATTAAAGAGGGGGAGAAAATTAAGGTGAACACAGAGACTCGAGAGTTTGCCGGGCGAGCCTGACTGCTTGAGGACCACGTCCTGGTGGATTGCGGCCAGGACGAGCCAACACGGTCCCCGATGGAAGACCTTGCCTAACTGCATTTTCAGGCACAAGATGTTCATGTACTGAAAGTGTCGCCGGGAAGCAATCCGAAGGGGGTCTCGTGGAGGCTTGGGATCGACATGCGCCGCCGATTGCGGAGATCGATGTGCTTTGGATTGCTGCGGGGCTGAGTTGCGATGGAGACACGATCGCGATGACAGCCGCAACACAGCCAAGCATTGAAGACATTGTCCTCGGTGGAATTCCCTGGACTCCGAAGGTGAACTTTCATAATCCTTTTCTCGCTTCTGAGGTTGGTGACGACTTCCTGCGTCCTTTCAACCTTGCGGAGGAGGGTAAGCTGGAACCGTTCATTCTTGTAGTTGAGGGCTCTATCCCGAATGAGAAAAATAAGTCGGAGGGGTACTGGGCCTCGTTGGGAACAGATCTGGCGACTGGGCAGCCAATTACGACATGCGAGTGGATCGACCGGCTGGCCCCGCATGCGTGGGCGGTGATCGCGGTGGGAACCTGCGCGACCTATGGCGGAATTCACGCAATGGTTGGTAATCCAACGGGTTGCATGGGCCTTCCGGACTATCTGGGTTGGCAG
Coding sequences within:
- the efp gene encoding elongation factor P, whose protein sequence is MAALIDAIDVKRKMSFEYENVPFCCLEAEISTPTARGGQTLVRLRMRNMLTRAVFDKTFKASDKFKEPDLQTVGASYLYSDGDGSYFMDQESFETLVLSNEMVGDAVDFLVEGILIQIDKYNGNPIGLQLPIHVELSVAQTEPAVRGDTASGGVTKPAKLETGVEIRVPSFIKEGEKIKVNTETREFAGRA
- a CDS encoding diguanylate cyclase, giving the protein MNYRLTPDLAAMATLLTILYFLRKRHPQERVDLWISGLLFIFLEAIAHAFYSPKGPWHVSSHVVALDAYLAAGGIFLWAASKALFPRKQTLYYLFLNALPLFAVLTTYGLDVRTAAIYRVFIVCGLLVGAVSPFLLARTWKLGGAWWIVAAQICVWGSAWFFASNGMYRDTAYIPLFAVYLATAIVFQLSLPSRSLGKVAVVLGFTLWALVFLLHSWVTNHPQYIDIASQIWDMQKFLVTIGMLLVMLEHQVSSNEWYAFHDHLTGLPNRRRFEDLLVEALRRSERNHTRTALLMLDLNGFKQINDSYGHDAGDELLQRVAHNLRAAIRAPDTLARLGGDEFIVIVTDLPVDGPVDHIADNCVGRLSGALRKPVQINGNAVTVSGSIGVAVYPDDTTDEVFLRRLADQRMYQEKRQIPLIVQFEEK